A genomic segment from Gammaproteobacteria bacterium encodes:
- the pstA gene encoding phosphate ABC transporter permease PstA has product MKQWFKSGSPWIWLTAGAVAVSLILVFGLLLLIAARGLGHFWPATLWEYDYQNQDGSVVRLIGEIQDEETVTAQRLRSAGMHIEGEGDVTRYLLKTGNRDVTGLDFRWVLRPGMQATRNPETLMTVERREWGNLYGYLNAVQENQQTVVVGQQAWDSLQQRLARATDLFAQIRRLEKGEIGAINYGLERLRLRERGLQLKGDSDPGKRAAIEQERAALHVEYEDLQQRLSDLYQQINRDQMMVTVADGQTVMVPLAKVVDAYRPNDMSLISKLGFYFAKVWEFVSDEPREANTEGGIFPAIFGTVMMVIIMSIMVVPFGVVAAVYLREYARQGPLTQLIRIAVNNLAGVPSIVYGVFGLGFFVYFLGGNLDQLFFPEALPAPTFGTGGLMWASLTLALLTVPVVIVATEEGLSRIPKSVREGSLALGATKAETLWRTVLPMASPAIMTGMILAIARAAGEVAPLMLVGVVKLAPSLPLDVNAPYLHLDRKFMHMGFHIYDVGFQSPNVEAARPLVYATALLLVLVIVALNLAAIAIRNHLREKYRTLEN; this is encoded by the coding sequence ATGAAACAATGGTTTAAATCCGGCAGTCCCTGGATCTGGCTCACGGCGGGCGCGGTGGCGGTCAGTCTGATCCTGGTGTTTGGCCTGCTGCTGTTGATCGCCGCGCGCGGTCTGGGACATTTCTGGCCGGCGACGCTCTGGGAATACGACTATCAGAATCAGGATGGCAGCGTGGTGCGCCTGATTGGTGAGATCCAGGACGAGGAGACGGTCACCGCCCAACGGCTGCGCAGTGCGGGTATGCACATCGAGGGTGAGGGGGACGTGACACGTTACCTGCTCAAGACCGGCAATCGCGATGTCACCGGGCTGGATTTTCGCTGGGTGCTCAGGCCCGGCATGCAGGCCACGCGCAATCCCGAGACCCTGATGACGGTGGAGCGCCGCGAGTGGGGCAACCTGTACGGTTACCTCAATGCGGTGCAGGAAAACCAGCAGACCGTGGTGGTCGGTCAGCAGGCCTGGGACAGTCTGCAGCAACGGCTGGCGCGCGCGACGGATCTGTTTGCACAGATTCGGCGCCTGGAAAAGGGTGAGATCGGGGCGATCAACTATGGTCTGGAGCGTCTGCGCCTGCGTGAACGGGGTCTGCAACTGAAGGGTGACAGCGATCCCGGCAAGCGGGCGGCGATCGAACAGGAGCGCGCCGCACTGCATGTCGAATATGAGGATCTGCAACAACGGCTGTCGGACCTGTACCAGCAAATCAACCGCGACCAGATGATGGTGACCGTGGCCGATGGGCAGACGGTGATGGTGCCGCTGGCCAAGGTGGTGGATGCCTACCGGCCTAACGATATGTCGCTGATCAGCAAGCTCGGATTTTATTTCGCCAAGGTCTGGGAATTTGTCAGTGACGAACCCCGTGAGGCCAATACCGAAGGCGGTATCTTTCCGGCCATCTTTGGCACGGTGATGATGGTGATCATCATGTCCATCATGGTGGTGCCGTTCGGGGTGGTGGCCGCGGTGTACCTGCGGGAATATGCCCGGCAGGGGCCGCTAACCCAGCTGATCCGGATTGCCGTGAACAATCTGGCGGGTGTGCCTTCCATCGTTTATGGCGTGTTTGGCCTGGGCTTTTTTGTGTATTTTCTGGGCGGCAATCTGGATCAGCTGTTCTTCCCCGAGGCCCTGCCGGCACCGACCTTTGGCACAGGGGGCCTGATGTGGGCCTCGCTGACCCTGGCCCTGTTGACCGTGCCGGTGGTGATCGTGGCCACCGAAGAGGGTCTGTCGCGGATCCCCAAGTCGGTGCGCGAGGGCAGTCTCGCCCTGGGCGCGACCAAGGCAGAGACCCTGTGGCGCACGGTGTTGCCCATGGCCAGTCCGGCGATCATGACCGGCATGATTCTGGCCATTGCCCGTGCCGCGGGGGAGGTTGCACCATTGATGTTGGTTGGTGTGGTGAAGCTGGCGCCATCACTTCCCCTGGATGTCAATGCCCCCTACCTGCATCTGGACCGTAAATTTATGCACATGGGTTTTCATATCTACGATGTGGGCTTTCAAAGCCCCAATGTCGAGGCCGCGCGACCCCTGGTGTACGCCACGGCACTGTTGCTGGTGCTGGTGATCGTGGCCTTGAACCTGGCGGCCATTGCGATACGCAATCACCTGCGTGAAAAATATCGGACCCTGGAAAATTGA